The Coffea eugenioides isolate CCC68of unplaced genomic scaffold, Ceug_1.0 ScVebR1_1520;HRSCAF=2383, whole genome shotgun sequence genome contains a region encoding:
- the LOC113755487 gene encoding uncharacterized protein LOC113755487, translated as MASSITLIAVFSIALFACITEARKNPTDFLQSALINEHTEDNHHAESSLSNQKKTSNGNTLKDFESKPGSFLWGYQGNDAESKSKEEKPLMKGFESKPGSFLWGYQGNDAESKSKEEKPLMKGFESKPGSFLWGYQGNDAESKSKEEKPLMKGFESKPGSFLWGYQGNDAESKSKEEKPLMKDFESKPGSFLWGYQGPLMKDFESKPGSFLWGYQGNDAESKSKEKKPLMKDFELKPDSFSGGIKATTLSLSLRRRSLL; from the exons ATGGCTTCATCTATCACTCTGATCGCAGTCTTTTCAATTGCCCTG TTTGCATGCATCACGGAAGCAAGGAAGAATCCTACGGACTTTTTGCAATCTGCTCTCATTAATGAGCATACCGAGGACAATCACCATGCAGAGTCGTCCCTTTCCAATCAGAAGAAGACAAGTAATGGTAACACATTGAAGGATTTCGAGTCGAAGCCCGGCTCCTTTCTCTGGGGGTATCAAGGCAACGACGCTGAGTCTAAGTCTAAGGAGGAGAAGCCTCTTATGAAAGGCTTTGAGTCGAAGCCCGGCTCCTTTCTTTGGGGGTATCAAGGCAACGACGCTGAGTCTAAGTCTAAGGAGGAGAAGCCTCTTATGAAAGGCTTTGAGTCGAAGCCCGGCTCCTTTCTTTGGGGGTATCAAGGCAACGACGCTGAGTCTAAGTCTAAGGAGGAGAAGCCTCTTATGAAAGGCTTTGAGTCGAAGCCCGGCTCCTTTCTCTGGGGGTATCAAGGCAACGACGCTGAGTCTAAATCTAAGGAGGAGAAGCCTCTTATGAAAGACTTTGAGTCAAAGCCTGGCTCCTTTCTCTGGGGGTATCAAGGTCCTCTTATGAAAGACTTTGAGTCAAAGCCCGGCTCCTTTCTCTGGGGGTATCAAGGCAACGACGCTGAGTCTAAGTCTAAGGAGAAGAAGCCTCTTATGAAAGACTTTGAGTTGAAGCCCGACTCCTTCTCTGGGGGTATCAAGGCAACGACGCTGAGTCTAAGTCTAAGGAGGAGAAGCCTCTTATGA
- the LOC113755488 gene encoding uncharacterized protein LOC113755488, with the protein MKDFESKPGSFLWGYQGNDAESKSKEKKPLMKDFESKPGSFLWGYSNDAEAKSKEEKPLMKDFESKPGSFLWGYQGPLMKDFESKPGSFLWGYQGNDAESKSKEEKPLMKDFESKPGSFLWGVSRQPR; encoded by the coding sequence ATGAAAGACTTTGAGTCGAAGCCCGGCTCCTTTCTCTGGGGGTATCAAGGCAACGACGCTGAGTCTAAGTCTAAGGAGAAGAAGCCTCTTATGAAAGACTTTGAGTCGAAACCCGGCTCCTTTCTCTGGGGGTATAGCAACGACGCTGAGGCTAAGTCTAAGGAGGAGAAGCCTCTTATGAAAGACTTTGAGTCGAAGCCCGGCTCCTTTCTCTGGGGGTATCAAGGCCCTCTTATGAAAGACTTTGAGTCAAAGCCCGGCTCCTTTCTCTGGGGGTATCAAGGCAACGACGCTGAGTCTAAGTCTAAGGAGGAGAAGCCTCTTATGAAAGACTTTGAGTCGAAGCCTGGCTCCTTCCTCTGGGGGGTATCAAGGCAACCACGCTGA